Sequence from the Thermosinus carboxydivorans Nor1 genome:
CGGCCCGCTTTAACTGCTGGATGGTAGCATCAAGGCAAAACCTGTTTACGGTCATGGTTTGATGCGGCGCTTTCGCTGGTTCAACTAAAAGCATGTGCGCATCCAGAATATCAAGGACTGCCTTCTGCAGAGTGGAGCGTGCCTTGACATCTGGCAAGCATAGGCTATAATCATTGGTGCGAAAGCGCGAAAAATGTAGTGTGTCAGCGAATTAATAAGCTTTTTACGACAAGACTCCAAAATCAAGGGGTTTATTTGATTTTTGGCTCACAGAGATAGTAAATTGAATGGCAAGTATATGTTCGGTCAATGTCAAAAAAGTCTAATTGTTGGAGCGTTTGCCAACTACGGTATTAATTTCCCAATGTCCGAAAACTTGCCGATTTTTCGATTGTTTAAGTGCTCTGCAATGTTTTTGCATATGTTGCATTCAATTTTATAATTAATGGCCTATGAAACAATACATTTTTAATAGGGAATACCGTAGTTAGGAGAGATGATATGCTTGGAAAAATTGAACGAGTAAAACTGTCGGAAGAAATTTTTCAACGTTTGAAAGACATGATTAAAAACGGTCAGTTTGGCTATGGGGATAAATTACCAGGAGAAAAACGTTTAGCTGAAATATTTGGGGTAAGCCGAACCACGGTGCGTGAAGCGCTGGCTGGTCTAGAAGCCGAAGGATGGATAATCACAAAACAAGGCGGCGGTACTTATGTTAGACGCCTACATAGCGCCGCAGGTCCGATTGAACCGTTAACTTCTTTGTTAGGTGGAAAAAATGTGGCTATTCTGGAGTTAATGGAAGTACGCAAGATACTGGAGTGCGAGGTAGCAATGTTGGCAGCTTTGAGGGCTACGCCAGAAGATATAATTGAAATCAAGGCTGCTTATCGAAATATGGTAGAAGCAGTAGCTCAAGGCGCTGATACTACCATTTCGGATTTTGCTTTTCATTATGCTGTTGCTAAGGCGGCAAAAAATAATACAATTATTTCTATTATCAGTTATTTGTACGAATTATATGCTGAAGTGGTTAAAAATGGCAAGTATCACAAATCTAAGCCTGCCGGCTACAAACTTATTCTGACAGAGCACGAAAAAATAGTTAAAGCTATTGAACAGCGAAAGTGCCATGCAGCACACAGGGCCATGGAAATCCATCTTGATCGTGCCCACCGTATCCTTGAAGAGGTTCTTGTTGAGTACTATAATTCAAATCTTAATCCGTGATAAATTTTGATACTCCATAAGGGATAGTGCCAAGACATTGTAGGATTTTTTAAGATGACACACATCCTGTTGCCTTGCTCGTGGGTACGGTCAAGGTCGAAAGGTCATACCGGTTATTCACTTTGTTCCAGACACTTTTCCAAAACTCATCAGCATCTTTATCTACGTTGCTTAGATAAATCACACTTTTTAACACACGCCCGCCATCCTTTTTTTCCCAGCCCTCGTGGATTTACACCAAACGGGCTTCTATAACCCGTCCACGTTGACAGACCACGTGATCTTCGTCGACTTCAATATAGAGCGTTTGAATTACTTTACGGCCTTGCGCGAGCAACCTAGGCAGCTCGAATTCGCGAACTGCCCGTAAAACTGTCTATCCGCTTAACGCAACACCGCCGCACTCTGCACCTACCGATTCAGCGCTTTTTCAGTAAGCCATGTCTGCTGCATGTTCAACCAGTGTTGCCTTGCGCATATGGGATATATAGCCTGCTTGTTCATCAACCAAATAAGTGTATTGCCCGATTTCTTTATGCTTGTAGTAGGTCCTTTCATACAAAAACAGGTTACGACTTCCTTAATGTCGCATTTCGACAAACTACTCACCATGGCCGCTTTGTTTTGTCTTGCTTAATTGTCGATCTAGTTCTTCTAAAACCTGCCTTATAATTTCACGGCCAACTTCTTTGAGCGTATCGTGTAGCAGATGTTCAAAACTTTGAAAGTCCATTTTACCAGATAAATTACTTAAAGCAATTTCAACGACAGAAAGGATTAAGTAACTGACAGGGCAAACTATATTCCATGAAGACATCACCTCTGAGTAATCATTTTTGGTTACTCGTCCCGGGATGGACGGTGATGTCTTCTTCTTTTTCGCATCATCAAAATCTTACAACAATTTTACACTAACGGTATATTATAAATGGGCTGGCTTTCTTGGTGATGTAGTCATTACAACGGTCAAATTAGATCGGCTGGTACATAAAATGAGATTTTAATATGACCGCCGAAAGCTACCATCTACAACATCGTAATACCATAATTAACCCCAAAAATGTTCCAAAATTAATAACAAAATACTTAACTGCTTGCAATTCCTTGTATTTTAGGTGTTTATTGTTTATCATGGTCAAACCACTTTATCAAATAAAAGGATAGCGGTATGAATCTGACATAAAATGATTCACACCGCTAATTACTATTAAACAGTTTGAATACACTGTCTCTTTGACATAACGCATGTGAGAAATCCACGGTTTTAATAGTACGTTTTCAGTCAATTAACAAGCTCACACTCATTATAGATTACATTCAACCCTGCACAATTCGCCTTCTTTTCTTAAATCTTCAAGTACAGCTTCGGAAATAGGAATTCCCTCTGCCAAACGTTTTTCCTTCTTGCGAAGTTCTATTTCACCAGGAAGGAATATTTCATCAACTCCCTTGGCCGGCGAAACTTGCTTCACCATTGTAATTAACTCGTCTATACTGCTAGTAAATTGACTCACCGGTACAAAAGCTTCCACATTTATTGCACCGAATAAATGACTAATTGTTGTTGGTTGGTCAAAATCGGCGTACATATCCTTTATTTGTGGCCCAAAAGTTGAACCTGCCAATATCCCTGTCAACACATCAATCAATAAAGCTATTGCCGAACCCTTAGGTCCACCAAAAGGCAAAGGCGTGCCAATTACTTTTCCATCAAATACTTCTTTGGGGTTA
This genomic interval carries:
- a CDS encoding FadR/GntR family transcriptional regulator, with protein sequence MLGKIERVKLSEEIFQRLKDMIKNGQFGYGDKLPGEKRLAEIFGVSRTTVREALAGLEAEGWIITKQGGGTYVRRLHSAAGPIEPLTSLLGGKNVAILELMEVRKILECEVAMLAALRATPEDIIEIKAAYRNMVEAVAQGADTTISDFAFHYAVAKAAKNNTIISIISYLYELYAEVVKNGKYHKSKPAGYKLILTEHEKIVKAIEQRKCHAAHRAMEIHLDRAHRILEEVLVEYYNSNLNP
- a CDS encoding UPF0236 family transposase-like protein encodes the protein MYERTYYKHKEIGQYTYLVDEQAGYISHMRKATLVEHAADMAY